Below is a window of Bacteroidales bacterium DNA.
ACCCTCTTATTACTAAGTTGCGTTTATGTAAGGAGCCTGAAGAGGTTAAAATGATGCAACATGCATGTAATATTACCGAAAAAGCTTTCCGAAGAATTCTCGAAAGAATTCGTCCCGGTATGATGGAATATGAAGTGGAAGCTGAAATCGTCCATGAATTTATTCGCAATGGCGCCGACGGGCATTCTTTTTATCCTATTGTTGCCTCGGGTGTGAATGCTTGTGTATTGCACTATATTAAAAATGATGAGAAAATTAAAGACGGTGATTTGGTGCTTATTGATTACGGCGCTGAATATGGAAATTATGCCGCAGATGTAACACGTACAATACCTGTAAACGGAAAATTTTCCAAAAGACAAAAAGACTGTTATAACGCGGTGCTGAGAGTGCACAAAAAAGCTGCTCAACTGATAGTTCCGGGTACCACCATCGAAAAAATAAATAAAGCCGTCACTCAACTTTTTGAAGCCGAGATGATTAAGCTTGGACTTTTTTCAGCCAAAGACGTAAAAAATCAGGACCCTGCCAACCCCCTGTATTTCAAATACTATATGCACGGAAATTCACATTTTATAGGACTGGATGTACATGATGTGGGGACGCGGCAGGTTATTCTAAAACCTGGCATGGTTCTCAGTTGTGAACCAGGGCTCTATATCAAAGAGGAAAGCATCGGTATCCGAATTGAAAATGATATCATGGTTGGCAGCAAAGGGCCAATAGACCTGACAAAAAATATTCCGATAGAAGCAGATGAAATTGAAACTTTAATGAAAAAAAATAAAACTTTAAAAAAATAACAACTTTATATCCATTAAATTAAAAAGCAACATTAACTAATATTTAAAACTATGTTTCCAGTAAGCACTTATGTTGAAAGAAGACAAAAATTAAAAGCCATCCTGAAAAACGGCTTATATATTTTTACAGGGAATTCTGAACTGCCTATGAATTATCCCGCCAATGCTTATCACTTCAGGCAGGACAGCACGTTTCTGTATTTTTTCGGCATTGACGAACCTGGGCTGGCGGCTGTCATTGACATTGACAACGATAAGGAAATCATTTTCGGCAACGATGTGGACATCGAAGATGTGATATGGACAGGCCCCCTGCCACTGTTAAAAGACAAAGCACAAAAAGTAGGTATCAACGACACCAGGCCTTTTTCTGCATACACAGATTATATCAATGATGCAAAAAAGCAAAATCGTAGGATACATTTTTTACCGCCATACAACCCCAACACTAAAATACATATTAGTACCCTGCTGGGTATTCCAGTAGAAAAACTGAAAGAAAATGCTTCAATGGAGTTGACACATGCCGTTATTACACTTCGTTCAATTAAAAGCGCTGAGGAAATAGCGGAAATTGAAAAAGGGATGGAGGTGGCTTATGATATGTTCCTGATGGGAATGAAACTGGCAAAGGAGGGCAGGTATGAATACGAAATTTCGGGCACCATGGAAGGCATTGCAATGGCTAATAACGGCAGCGTTTCCTTCCCTATCATACTTTCTGTACGCGGAGAAGTGTTGCATGGCCATGCTCATGGCAATATGATGAAAAATGGCGACCTGCTTCTCATAGACGCAGGCTTTGAAACCCCGTTACATTATGCTACTGACCACACCCGTACCATTCCTGTCAGCGGAAAATTCACAAAAAAGCAAAAAGAAATTTATCAGATCGTGCTCAATGCACAACTTTCCGCTATAGAAGCTATAAAACCCGGAGTAAAATATCAGGACATACATCTTTTATCATGCAAAGTAATAGCTGATGGACTGAAAAAAACCGGCCTGATGAAAGGCGACACAGAAGAAGCGGTAAAACAAGGAGCACATGCTTTGTTTCTTCCTCATGGCCTCGGTCACATGATGGGGCTGGATGTACACGACATGGAAGATATCGGCCAGATTTATGTAGGGTATGATGATGAACTTCGCCCGATAGACCAGTTCGGTACGGCATATCTGCGTTTAGGCAGAAGGCTGCAGCCAGGCTTTGTACTGACAGTAGAACCGGGAATTTATTTTATTCCGGAATTATATAATCTCTGGAAATCTGAAAATAAATTCACAGAATTTATAAATTATGATAAGGTTAAAGAATATCTTGATTTTGGAGGTATTCGTATTGAAGACGATGTCCTAGTTACTGAAGCAGGTTATAAAATTCTGGGGAAACCCATACCGAAAAAAATTGCAGATATTGAAGAACTAATGAAAGATTAACTTTCTTATTCTTCATCACTTAGCATTGACTTTATGTTGCCCAAGTGAATAGCTTCGAATATTTTCTCTATCAACTCTTCATCAAGCATTTTTTCTTTTCCTGATCGTTTTCTGGATCTAAGAATTTCATTCCAGCGCTGGGGGTCAAAAATCGGCAGATTTTTTTGCTTTTTAATTTGGGACATCTGCTCCACTAATTTTTTACGCTCTGATAAGATTTCAATTACTTTTTCATCCAGATGGTCTGCTTTTCCCCTGAGCTTTTCAAGCTGAAGAACCGTACTGACGTCAGGAATAGCATTATTATTTTGAAAAAGAAATTGCAGAGAATCCGTTTTTAGCTTGTCAGCACATTCATCATATGGCGTTATGA
It encodes the following:
- a CDS encoding aminopeptidase P family protein; translation: MFPVSTYVERRQKLKAILKNGLYIFTGNSELPMNYPANAYHFRQDSTFLYFFGIDEPGLAAVIDIDNDKEIIFGNDVDIEDVIWTGPLPLLKDKAQKVGINDTRPFSAYTDYINDAKKQNRRIHFLPPYNPNTKIHISTLLGIPVEKLKENASMELTHAVITLRSIKSAEEIAEIEKGMEVAYDMFLMGMKLAKEGRYEYEISGTMEGIAMANNGSVSFPIILSVRGEVLHGHAHGNMMKNGDLLLIDAGFETPLHYATDHTRTIPVSGKFTKKQKEIYQIVLNAQLSAIEAIKPGVKYQDIHLLSCKVIADGLKKTGLMKGDTEEAVKQGAHALFLPHGLGHMMGLDVHDMEDIGQIYVGYDDELRPIDQFGTAYLRLGRRLQPGFVLTVEPGIYFIPELYNLWKSENKFTEFINYDKVKEYLDFGGIRIEDDVLVTEAGYKILGKPIPKKIADIEELMKD
- a CDS encoding aminopeptidase P N-terminal domain-containing protein; amino-acid sequence: MRYKPIKQDFFISNRQKLLKKLKPNSLAIILSNDEYHRNGDQFHPYRQNSDLFYLTGLDQEKCILCLCPGHPVEAMREIVFTLQTNETMVTWYGHKYNLEQAREVSGVKTVKWLDSFEDTLKDLVLRSENIYINVYENARFSTEVISNELRFAKRMKKEYPLHNFERLNPLITKLRLCKEPEEVKMMQHACNITEKAFRRILERIRPGMMEYEVEAEIVHEFIRNGADGHSFYPIVASGVNACVLHYIKNDEKIKDGDLVLIDYGAEYGNYAADVTRTIPVNGKFSKRQKDCYNAVLRVHKKAAQLIVPGTTIEKINKAVTQLFEAEMIKLGLFSAKDVKNQDPANPLYFKYYMHGNSHFIGLDVHDVGTRQVILKPGMVLSCEPGLYIKEESIGIRIENDIMVGSKGPIDLTKNIPIEADEIETLMKKNKTLKK
- a CDS encoding chorismate mutase; translation: MISSIISKNSCITGNIFNPKETILSENNFDFIIVSNTDFDRFIDIKIPNKKIVVSFEIQNPGQYTPSLIDQLKNYFQFTVKYPQYTCAVFTDLSLIEDLIGFLGLMNKIGLRHFITPYDECADKLKTDSLQFLFQNNNAIPDVSTVLQLEKLRGKADHLDEKVIEILSERKKLVEQMSQIKKQKNLPIFDPQRWNEILRSRKRSGKEKMLDEELIEKIFEAIHLGNIKSMLSDEE